The genomic stretch GTGGCGAGGCGCTGGGCGGCGAGGTCCTTGTCGATGACCGCATCGATGCCACGATAGCCGTCGGGGGTGGAGACCACGGCGACGCCGCCGCCGCCGGCCGCCACCACCACGTAGCCGGCGTCGATGAGGGCGAGGATGGCGCCGGTCTCGAGGATCTCGATCGGCTCCGGCGACGGCACCACCCGCCGGTAACCGCGGCCGGCGTCCTCGACGATCGACCAGCCCCGCCGGCCGGCGAGGGCCTCGGCCTCGTCGCGGCCGAGGAAGGGTCCGATCGGCTTGGTGGGATGGGAGAAGGCAGGGTCGGCGGGATCGACGGTGACGTGGGTGACCAGGGCGGCGGGTTGCACCCGCGGCCAGCCCGACACCCGCCGGAGCGCCAGCGAGATGAGGCTGCCCATCTGGCCCTGGGTCATGGCGCCGAGGTTGAAGAGCGGCTGCGGGGGGATGACCCCGGCGCTCTCCTCGTGGGCGATGGCGAGGCTGCCGACCTGGGGGCCGTTGCCGTGCACGACGACCACGCCCCATCCCGCCCGGAGCAGCCCCCTGGCCGCCCGCGCCATGGTCAGTGCGTTGGCCTCCTGCTCCTCGTAGGTGCCCGCCTGCCCGGCGCGTGTGAACGCGTTCCCGCCGAGGGCGATGACCGCGATCCTGTCCATCTCCATCCAGTGCGAGCGTCACGCATGGCGTATGCGTCTTGGAGGATAGTGAACGGCCGGGTGCGCCGCAAGACGGCTCCGCCCTGCCGCGCCCGGAGGCCGGGGGTGTACGGGGGGTGCGCCCGGCGGTAGCCTGAGGGCACGCGGGCGGGATCGCACCAGGGCGGAGGGGACGATCGTCGGCATGGACAGGCAGCATGGGGGCACCTGGAAGGGCGTGGCCGAGGTGCTCCGACCCCGGAACCTCGTCCAGCCCGGGCTGCTGCTCCTCCTCGAGGAGGCCCCCGGCCACGGCTACGACCTCCAGCACCGTCTGGAGGCGCTGCTGGTCTGGCGGGTCGACTCGCCGACCATCTACCGCGTGCTCAACGCGATGGAGGACCAGGGCCTGGTGTCCTCGATCTGGGAGCGGTCGGAGTCGG from Candidatus Dormiibacterota bacterium encodes the following:
- a CDS encoding carbamate kinase; translation: MEMDRIAVIALGGNAFTRAGQAGTYEEQEANALTMARAARGLLRAGWGVVVVHGNGPQVGSLAIAHEESAGVIPPQPLFNLGAMTQGQMGSLISLALRRVSGWPRVQPAALVTHVTVDPADPAFSHPTKPIGPFLGRDEAEALAGRRGWSIVEDAGRGYRRVVPSPEPIEILETGAILALIDAGYVVVAAGGGGVAVVSTPDGYRGIDAVIDKDLAAQRLATSLLAEALVLVTGVETVMLDFGTPDQRAVEEMTLEEAERHLADGQFPAGSMGPKVRAATRFLRGGGRVAVITTPELVYPSLEGRASLLEGTCGTSIVRHARAPGGGAAETSALVGS